The following are from one region of the Erinaceus europaeus unplaced genomic scaffold, mEriEur2.1 scaffold_987, whole genome shotgun sequence genome:
- the LOC103114695 gene encoding LOW QUALITY PROTEIN: ubiquitin thioesterase OTU1 (The sequence of the model RefSeq protein was modified relative to this genomic sequence to represent the inferred CDS: inserted 3 bases in 2 codons; deleted 1 base in 1 codon; substituted 1 base at 1 genomic stop codon) gives MWRLGCKAKDDIHILQGLSXGSCRARSPPSSATAPAAQRILAGYRPESLDLRDGDTKLAEQPLQLGDMLIVEEDQARPKTSPTLPRVDAPSPAALAPVLSRXPQQDSCLFTSVYYVGGGGGGPPPACARDAPDMRHLIAQIVAGDPEFYSEAVLGKTNQEYCNWIRRDDTWGSAMEISILSKFYQCETCVVDTQVVRIDRFGEDAGYRKRVLLIYTXIHYHPLQRDIPDPDTSPLTIVSSNDDIFDIVLVQALELAEEARRRRQFTDVNRFTLRFMVCQKGLTRQAEARDHAKEMGHTNFGEV, from the exons ATGTGGCGGCTGGGGTGCAAGGCTAAAGACGACATCCACATCCTTCAGGGCCTGTCCTGAGGGAGCTGTAGAGCCAGATCGCCGCCATCATCGGCAACGGCCCCGGCCGCCCAGCGCATCCTCGCCGGCTACCGGCCCGAGAGCCTGGACCTGAGGGACGGCGACACCAAGCTGGCCGAGCAGCCACTGCAGTTGGGCGACATGCTGATCGTGGAAGAGGACCAAGCCAGGCCCAAGACGTcgcccaccctccccagagtcgaTGCACCCAGTCCCGCTGCCCTGGCGCCTGTGCTCAGCAG ACCTCAGCAGGACTCCTGCCTCTTCACCAGCGTG TACtacgtggggggtggggggggcggtccTCCACCCGCCTGCGCCCGGGATGCCCCGGATATGAGACACCTTATAGCGCAGATTGTGGCGGGCGACCCCGAGTTCTACAGCGAGGCTGTCCTGGGCAAGACCAACCAAGAGTACTGCAACTGGATCAGAAGGGACGACACGTGGGGAAGCGCCATGGAAATATCCATCCTGTCCAAATTCTACCAGTGCGAGACCTGTGTGGTGGACACGCAGGTGGTGCGGATCGACCGCTTTGGGGAGGACGCGGGCTACCGCAAGAGGGTCCTGCTCATCTACA GCATCCACTACCACCCCCTGCAGCGCGACATCCCCGACCCCGACACGTCCCCGCTGACCATCGTCTCCTCCAACGATGACATCTTCGACATTGTTCTAGTGCAAGCGCTGGAGTTAGCCGAGGAGGCCAGGAGGAGGAGACAGTTTACTGACGTGAACCGCTTCACGCTGCGGTTCATGGTGTGTCAGAAGGGGCTGACCAGACAGGCGGAAGCCAGGGACCATGCCAAGGAGATGGGCCACACCAACTTCGGAGAAGTATGA